Proteins encoded within one genomic window of Panacibacter microcysteis:
- the serA gene encoding phosphoglycerate dehydrogenase, with translation MSQLTSYPKEKIRILFLENISDKAVQHFKQNGYTNVKKIGGALSEEELIKEVKDVHLLGIRSKTQITEKVLEAATKLQAIGCFCIGVNQVNLKAATKKGVVVFNAPYSNTRSVAELVIGLSIMLIRRIPDKNKAAHEGIWNKEAKGSFELRGKTLGIIGYGNIGSQVSVLAEALGMKVLFYDVETKLPLGNASSSKSLKDLLNNADVVSLHVPETTQTKNLINKSNIKHFKKGAILINYARGEVVELNVLAKALKDGDLSGAAIDVFPWEPEKNGDRFETPLQGLSNVILTPHIGGSTEEAQQNIGDDVSAKLYNYLERGITYGSHTVPAISLPPVEGAHRILHIHNNVPGVLSAINTQLASHNINIVGQYLKTNDEIGYVVLDVDKKLSKQALELLKDVKETIKVRILY, from the coding sequence ATGAGCCAACTAACAAGTTATCCAAAGGAGAAGATCAGGATTCTTTTCCTGGAAAACATCAGCGACAAAGCTGTGCAACATTTCAAGCAAAATGGTTATACCAATGTAAAAAAGATCGGCGGTGCACTTAGTGAGGAAGAACTGATCAAAGAAGTAAAGGATGTGCATTTGCTGGGCATTCGTTCCAAAACACAGATTACAGAAAAAGTACTGGAAGCTGCTACAAAACTACAGGCAATCGGCTGTTTTTGTATTGGTGTAAACCAGGTAAATCTAAAGGCTGCCACAAAAAAAGGTGTTGTAGTTTTTAATGCGCCTTACAGCAATACCAGGAGTGTTGCCGAACTTGTAATTGGGTTATCGATCATGCTTATCCGCCGGATTCCGGATAAAAACAAAGCGGCACATGAAGGCATCTGGAATAAAGAAGCAAAGGGTAGTTTTGAGCTGAGGGGTAAAACGCTGGGTATAATCGGTTATGGCAACATTGGTTCTCAGGTGAGTGTATTAGCCGAAGCACTTGGTATGAAAGTGTTATTTTACGATGTGGAAACGAAACTTCCGCTGGGCAACGCATCTTCCAGCAAAAGCCTGAAGGATTTGCTGAACAATGCAGACGTTGTATCTCTCCACGTTCCTGAAACGACACAGACCAAAAACCTTATCAATAAAAGCAACATCAAACATTTTAAGAAGGGCGCCATTTTAATTAATTACGCCCGTGGTGAAGTGGTGGAGCTAAACGTGCTTGCCAAAGCGTTAAAAGATGGCGATCTCAGCGGCGCAGCAATTGATGTGTTCCCGTGGGAGCCTGAAAAGAACGGCGATCGTTTCGAAACACCTTTGCAGGGGTTAAGCAACGTAATTCTTACGCCACATATTGGTGGCTCTACAGAAGAAGCACAACAAAACATTGGTGACGATGTAAGTGCCAAATTGTATAACTACCTGGAAAGAGGTATTACCTACGGGTCACATACCGTTCCGGCTATTAGCCTTCCGCCCGTGGAAGGTGCACACAGGATATTGCATATTCACAACAATGTGCCAGGTGTATTGAGTGCCATTAATACACAGCTTGCAAGCCACAACATCAACATTGTAGGGCAGTATCTTAAAACAAATGACGAAATAGGTTACGTTGTACTCGATGTAGATAAGAAGCTATCCAAACAGGCACTGGAGTTATTGAAGGACGTAAAAGAAACAATCAAAGTGAGAATATTGTATTAA
- a CDS encoding type B 50S ribosomal protein L31 encodes MKKGLHPESYKFVVFKDMSNGQAFLGRSTGGSKEMTKWEDGNEYPLIKLEISNTSHPFYTGKNVLVDTAGRIDKFKKRYEKKK; translated from the coding sequence ATGAAAAAAGGTCTCCATCCAGAAAGTTACAAATTTGTTGTGTTTAAAGACATGAGTAATGGTCAGGCATTCCTTGGCCGTTCCACAGGTGGTTCCAAAGAAATGACGAAATGGGAAGATGGTAACGAATACCCGCTGATAAAGCTGGAAATTTCGAACACATCGCATCCATTCTATACCGGTAAGAATGTACTGGTAGATACTGCGGGACGTATCGACAAATTCAAGAAGCGTTACGAAAAGAAAAAATAA
- a CDS encoding YajQ family cyclic di-GMP-binding protein — MPSFDIASKVDLQTLDNAVNTVKKEISNRFDFRDSPVSIELNKKDYVVNVEVESDMKMKQVIDVIISRAIKQGIDGNAFNFEKDAYPSGKVVKKEIPVTNGLKQDDAKKIVKLIKDSGLKVQAQIMDEIVRVTGKKIDDLQDVIAMLRGSDLKIPLQFTNMKS, encoded by the coding sequence ATGCCATCATTCGATATTGCCAGCAAGGTAGACCTGCAAACTTTAGATAACGCTGTTAATACGGTAAAAAAAGAAATCAGTAACCGTTTCGATTTTCGTGATTCACCCGTTTCCATAGAACTGAATAAGAAAGACTACGTGGTAAATGTGGAAGTGGAGAGCGACATGAAGATGAAACAGGTAATCGATGTGATCATCAGCAGGGCCATAAAGCAGGGAATAGACGGTAACGCTTTCAACTTTGAAAAAGATGCTTACCCGAGTGGTAAGGTGGTAAAGAAAGAAATACCTGTTACCAATGGTCTTAAACAGGATGATGCCAAAAAGATCGTAAAGCTTATCAAAGATTCGGGGCTAAAAGTGCAGGCACAAATAATGGATGAAATAGTACGTGTGACGGGTAAAAAGATCGATGACCTGCAGGACGTGATTGCAATGCTGCGTGGCAGCGACCTCAAAATTCCCCTGCAGTTTACCAATATGAAATCTTAG